The genomic DNA GTTGTGCGCGTAATCGCATCGGAAGGTTCTACGATTATCTCGGTGGTTCCTAGTCAATCGGCGAGGTTGCGCAAGGCGGCACTTACACGTGCAATGGGGTGATTACAAAACTTATgaaaggagggggagggggacaagaacaaaaagagagagggcagggaggttacccaggcacatgcctggtttgctaccctacgctgggggaatgggaagggggcataaagatgagagagagatagaaaaaaaagtattttcgGTCAATGgtctgacgcgtatgcagcggtggcacttcacaaaaataaaagtgttcacataggcctgtagtcctcaaaaagcacaagacggctttgactgctttttaaGTCGACGGAAGGCGAGGAGCGTGGCAATATTATTAATGAGAACTCGTATTGTGTCTAACAAGCgtccttaaatttacacttctttccatcACACAGACACTAATACACTGTCACCCGtaggaggaagaaactttattcagaaaaaaaaattgaaatgcaggcagtttggtcgggccctcagtccagggctccgctggcacgagcggctcgctggacctggtcaagcaaagctatttggctctgcttgtcctcgtccgcaagccatgcctcccactgcctgtgaaacatgtgtggttgcttcgtgatgtgtgggctgtcgatgtgtgtgggcctctgggtgcactcccatgttatgtggctgagtgttggtacttgtgaacaccacggacaggtgtctttatatcttgcgggatatattctacttagatggtacaaattgggaaagctattggtttgtatgcgtctccaatccctgctttgctggctatccaagtccttatgtggaagcccatattcctttcgttgtttcctttgttggaggaggatgtcacgcgaattggaaagaggttcaacgtcgtggcctgccgtcgctcggttggtgatgcctcgagctatacggtctgccatgacgttcccctccaaaccttcgtgagcaggacaccatataatgtgatggtctcctgttatgcgtttatttaaaaatttatccgctattttaggtagcgttcctcggagaaacattcggcatgccgcctgtgaatcggagagcacaaccactgattctcccctgatttctgcgttggatatggctatggctattgctgccgcctctgccactcgtgtgaaacaagttttaaccgacgccattgtggtgtgattttgtgctacaattgccactacatgtgaccctctgctcgctttacttacgtctgtaaagacggcttctgagctattctgaaatgatttgcgtaaggagtctgctctcgctttcctccttcctgcgtgatacgtcggatgcatatttctgggaataggcgccacagttaaatgtgtgcgtttttccgcATCTATTAGCACCGTTTCCTCGTCACAATATAGCGGTTGCAATGTATATCCCATCTTTTCCAGAATTCTTCTCCCATGATAGCTTGAATTGAGCCTttccttttgagataaaagcaccgcattcgcatactcctcaaaggtattgtaaatgcccaatttctctaccctctcggttttcgcattttccggaatccccaatgctgctttgaatgctttccttattattgtgtttatttgctttgtctcctggtttgtcattgtctggtacggcagcgcgtacgtaactcggctgataacaaatgcatgaacgagtgcaatggtttcgttctcctctagtcccatttcgctatttgctatccgcctgatcatccgggccacattcgccgtggttccccgtagcctttgtagtgtgtgtgacgttcccgaatttccttgtatccacatgccaagcacgcgtattacatctgcctccctgatttgtctcccatccagcagtactgctaccggtattaagtcctttttctttgcatatcttgccctaattctaaccatttcagttttttttccgGCGAGCATTGCATTCCTGCAGCTGTCACGAAAGCTTGTATTTTATCTACTGCCTCCTGGAGGGCGTTTTCTTTGTCCGCCTAAGAGCCACCCTTTGTCCATAAGGTGACATCGTCTGCGTAAAGAGCTGCTCCTAGACCTTTTATATTTTCCAGCTCACATGCGAGCTTTCTCAGGCCGATATTAAATAGTATCGGGGATAGCATGGCTCCCTGGGGGGTGCCTCTATTTGGGTAGTCGAACTGTCACCCGTAATACACACGACCTCGATGTGCAAATGTAGGTCATCGCCTCGATAGCGCGATAGCTGGCTACTTGAGGCACAAAAGCCGCCGGCAGTGGAGTTGAAGAAGCCGCTGGAGGACTCTCAGTGTGCaggacaaaaaaaggaaaaaaagaagcgtgTACATGTTAGCATGGATATATCTTCAAGAAGGGTTTATCGCCGGGTAAATGACACGCGCGTTACGCTGCTGGAAGGCGGCCAATCTCTTGACTCCAGTCCTTCCTATGGAGGCGGCAGGAGCACCGTTCGCTATCTTCGAAAGGGTGAAATTACAGAGTACTCTCTGCAAGGAAACTCCAACAGACAGGATACGATGACAGAGAAGACAGGACGAGAACTCGACATGCCGTGACAACGGTCTGTGAGGCGGCATGTGACCGGACTTGGCGTACTCGTCAGCAAACTGGCGAATCCGAAGATTCAGCGGCGCAAAGGTGCGTTTCCACGTGCTGTAATGGAGAGggtttttctctctccttttttctaAACGTGCCGCCGCCGCCCTAACTGTTCGTTTTGATATGATACTGAGTGATTGCGGCGGGTGGCATTTCAGCAACgcaaaaaaaattcttcaaaatTGTAAGGTTACCTTTAAAGTTGATTGAGAGTGTGAGGATCATTAGCAAATCAGTaacgaaaaaaaatgcagcacagtTCAATTAACTGTTCCAAATATTACGCCTTAAGCAGACACTCGCTACTTCACACCACTCGGAAGTATGTACTGATGTGCAAGTGTATATCCCATAGTCCCCTTTAGTTCTAACCATTATGCGATTATTATTCTTGTTATTGTTCTTATTATTACGCAACTATGAATCATTCATTTTTATGTTCTGACATATGCTAGCTTCATGTTTCAATTTAATTTATTTTTTCGTGCAGGAAATGTTTGTTCATATTACGGCCTTAAATCGATTTTCTATGCAACTGAAATTTATATATTTATCAGATAGAGCAATATTTATTCGCGTAGATTCATTTGTGCACATTAAATATATATTCGCACGAAAATAGGAGTTGGGCCTGTGGAGTGTAACACGCACTTACTATGTCGGCAAGCCACAGCCAGACGAACGAgaagaagggaggggggggggggtaactcgTTGCAAATCGGTGGGGCCTAGTTGATATAAATATAAATCAAGGTGAAATTTCTCAGCTGAAGTACTGGCGTGTCTCGATCAGCGCCGGAGTTGCCGTTCGTCGGACTTGAAAAGGCGCCAGAGCTCAAACCAAAAAGTAGCCACGTCATTTAATGCTAACGCCTAAGTGGTAGCCAAAAAGAACAGAAGTGTTATCATGAACAGAGTCTTCACTATTGATGAATAAATAAAACCACTTTAAGTAAAACCCGAAGCTGAAAAGTAGCCAGTAAATAGCCATGACACAAACTGGAAATTTTCGTCGCCAAATGGGGTCGAAAAGTAACCGATTTGGCGCAATGCAACCACCATGCAGCGGCAAGCCTGATCAGAGCCATTGTTTGTCTCATCTCGTCCCTATGGAGAGTCTTAATATGAGCTGATATTTttcacgtcaaaaaaaaaaaatcttgcattGGCGTAGCCAGGCGGTTGCACACAGGGctcgtgcaccccccccccccgcctacaTCTCCgaatctttattatttttttgggcATGACACATAAAGCACAAAATGACACTCAGCCACATCTGTCTGCCCCGCCCCCACTTCAGATATAAACGTAGTGCCTccaccccccccacacacacacacaccgactTTTGACGTTTTCTTAGCCCTTGACATTTTCTTGTCAAATCAGCTTGACATTTTCTTGTCAAATCAGCTTTACGCGCGACTACAATCCCTTGCACACCGCGCACTGTCTAACGCCGCCTTCGCTGAGCAGCTGCGCGCATCATGTCACGGTTCGCGGTCGGATTCGCGTGTACAGCGTTCCCCCGCTGTGCTCGCCTGCCGCCACTCGACTCATTAATGAGTGTTTCGCCACCGCAATAGCAAAGCCGAGCCCCGCAAACGATTCTGTTTTTGTGTCGCGTTGCCGACACCGCTGCATCGCAGGAAAGATCGGGTCAGTGGGCGATAACAAGAACAACGGAAAACCCGCTGACCGTCGTCTTCATTTACGCAAGGCATCCTTTTGAATTCCGGCTTTACAGGTACGTGTTGTCAAGTTTATATGATGTGCGCAGCATAGCTTATGCACATGCTCTCCGCCCACACGTATAGCTAGATGCATGTTCAAGAGGACGCGGGCTTATGGGTGGCGTAACTTACTCAAAGTTCCCATTTGTGGCATAATAAATGCCACAAGTGGCATTTATTATGCCACAGGCCTATGGCATAATACCCCAGAATCTATTTTATTTTAGAGTTTAATAGGTTGCTCGCTTAGTTTTTACACCTTACCCTTCATCAACAGAgacatcattcattcattcattcattcattcattcattcattcattcattcattcattcattcatttgcacGGGTTTGGAGCACGCTCGTCGGCCCTCTCTGCAGAAAAGGTTTGTGTCTGCTGTAACGCTGACCACGAATGTTCACACATTCCGCTCCACTCACCCGCATCTCCGTATCTCTTGGACGCAATACACGTTCGCTTTCCGGCTACTTCGTTATCTCTGTTCAGATAAAAACGCCTTCATGCCACTCACCTTACGTCTGAAACGAACTCGTCTCGAAAGGCAATGGTGCGCGGCGGATGAGCATGATAACCGTGCACGGGGAGAGTCCGTTACGATTATCAAATACACAACACAAGAAACAAGTATGTGCGCGTAAACCGCTTGTGGGGAGCTAGCTGTTCAATGGGAGCAGCGGTCACGTCAAAAACAGCTGCGTGCCTCGAGCGTTGCAGTCTCTCGTTGCTTCCTGAAAAGGCGCATATTACAAGTGCCAGTATTCATAAGATAAGAAGTGGCTAGTCTCGTGCGAATGCCCCGAAGTTGTTATTCCAGGTTTAATCTTGTTCGCCAGGTAGATGCTTTAAAGGggatgcggtgctttgctacgCCCCGCCCTTTTCAACGAGCGAGGTCGGAACTCACTTTAGGGCGTATATATTTATAGTCTCTGGTTGTATGCCAGGGGGATTTCTCGGCAGGCGCAATGAACTGTGATCTTAAAGGCGGCCGTGTGCCGTATGCGAGGTAGTTAGTGGACGGAATGCTTACGTTGAGCTCAAATACACAGATCACCGTCTGAAAGTGGGACCCATTGATTTCGAGATTACCGCAATAGCAAATATCGCCGTTTGTAAATGTCAAAGCAAAGGTGCAATGCTTTGCCAGAACAAATAGCTGCCCTTACCTCTGGGACAATATTACCAGTTTATCTTGATTGTGCTGACACTTGGTAACCATGTctgtgtgcatgcgttcattttttgTATGCATTGTATATTTCTCTTTGAACAAGAGATAATGGCTGATGTGCTCTTCTTCTTCATTTGTAATCGGGCTATTTCTATTTCTGTCGTGTTTATATTTGCTGAGTCATTTGCTATTTGGAATCGTTTAGTACCATCCGATTCTGTAATAACGTACAATtcgccctccccccctccccccccccccaaaaaaaagatcATATAAATAAAGATACAAATCTCGGACGACTTCCGTGGCACCATTTTATAGAGCGAATTCGCGGAAGATCGGTTTATACAGATTTGTCATACATCGCCATGTTCCAGACTGGCTTCCCGCAGGTGGCTGGAGGCAACGTTTTACTTTTTAGTGTTGCAAAAGTAGGACGGACATTCAACCTTCTCTATAGAAAGCACGGTGGAGCTACATTTCACACTCTCGTTTCCTGATAATCGAAGCAGAGAACAATGAATTTCACTCTGACATTTCGAGGCAGTAAAACATGCGTCGAAGAGTGACTGAACTCGTTACACTATGCAATAATACTCAATCCAACTTTTAGTCCATAACGGCGTATTGATGTGGGTTTATCTGCGAGAGAAACGCGGGCAACAGAAGGGGAGAAGACAGCACAAAGTCCGGCTGGGTAATCAACTATAACTATCATTTCGTATAAACTGAATGTAAACACTAGTTTTTCTTGTCGTATTCactcgagaggaaaaaaaaactaatgtttACATTCATTTGGTTTATGCGAATAGCCAATGTGTGCGTCAAAGAGCAGAGAAATGTATGAACTGTGGCTTCAGAaatacacacgcgcacacacgtacacacacgcacacacacacacagccctgAGAAGAGCATGTTCTtcggcaggcagataaaatgtatGGAAAAGTTGTGGCCTTCGGACCGCAGTCGTCGAGGTTGCTCCAAATGCAAAGGCAATCCGGTTTTTCCTTCCCGCTCACCGTCTCGAGAGTTCTCCTACGCGCGAACACATGTGCGGCGTGCCCGTAGCACACGTGCATGGCGAACCGGAGCTCCAGCGCGTGCACCCCTGCACGCGTTCGAATATGCTTCCTCAAATATTTCGTATCACGGCAGGCGAGGTGAAGGCGGAGCGGTGGGCCCGGTCCGTCGGCGGAGATGAGTCAGATGACGTCGTCGGAAGGGGGAACGTCGTCGACGACGTCCAAGTTGGACGTACTTGTTTACACGGCGTGCGTCGTGTACATCCTTTACTACATTGTGGCGCTGGACCGCCGGCCGCGCCTTGTTTGTCGCCTGGGGCGCATGCAGCGCTTGATTAGCAGTGGACTGGGGACGTTCCTCAACGCCTTCTATCGCACACCCATCTGGTGCGTCGGTGCCAACTTCCAGTCGGTCGTGAGCTTCCTGTTTCAGGTATACATTGGTCTCtctattttgattgattgattgattgattgattgattgattgagatgttaagtttaacgtcccaaaaccaccatatgattatgagagacgctgtagtggaggcctccggaaaatttgacccacgtggggttccttaacatgcactgAAATATGAGCGCACGGACCTGCAGCATTTtagcctacatcgaaaatgcagccgccgcatagTCTCTATATTCTCTCTATTTATTTCTTTCCTAGCGATATCTAGTTGTATGTACAGTCAGTGCCAAAAGTTTAGGGACCACGAGACGGTGGTATAATTGGTAGCACACCGGACCCGCACCACTCCACTccgaatcatttttttttttttgcccactgaAAATTTCAAaaagataccccccccccctcctcactgTCTACGCCCTGCCACGAAACGTAAGAAAAAGCTGAACATTACCGCTGCTTCGGGTGACGGCTTCAATTTCGATTTCAGGTCCGTTCTATAGGATGCGCTAACAACATGGGCAGTGCTGGGCGGTGCAGTTATTGCTCTGGGTGTTCCGGCTgcttcaaaaaaagaaataattacaaaaAATGCAAATAATGGCCATAGAAAACTCAGTTAAATTTTTTGACGTCATGGGGGCCTTGCAGTGATGTCATGGATTCTTATCTTGCACACGTTCGAACTGTCTTTCTCATTGAACCCTTTAGATAGCTCGAGAATGTGGGACGTTCGCGATGGTTCATACCGCAGAGTTGGCAGCCGGAAGTGTCCTACCGGCGCGAGTACCTAGCTTTGTCTGACGGTGGTCGGCTGGCGTTGGACTGGCTCAACGAAGATGAGGAGTCGCTGCCCGTGCTGCTCGTGTTGCCGGGGCTGTGCGGTGACAGCCAGGCCTACTACTTGCGTTCCTTCATACCGCTGGTGGAAAAGCTGCGTTGCCCCTGCGTCGTCATGAACGGACGCGGCCGCGGAGGTCTGCCGCTCAGCACACACCGCATCACCCACATGGCCAGCGTGGGAGACCTCACGGAGGTACTTGCAATAGAACACTCTTCAGTTGCCACAGGCGTGTATAAAGAGCGGGGGGAGGTGGGGATGGGGTCACCTTCCTTATCATCTAAGGGGGGCGCCTAGTCAGCCTTTTATTTTAGGGGCAAGCTCTTTTTAGTCTTTGTCCTGGGTCAGGCGTAACCGGCCGTatcggacaaacagacagacaaacaaacagacaaacggacgcacagacagacagacagacgcttcgccccaatcatcatcatccactccaTGAATacgctgtgatttgttttttttgtacCACCGGATCTttctgatttgatttgatttatttgtggggtttaacgtccccaataGATCTTTCTCGTTGCTGAATAGTGTACACGCGAAAACTAGCCAGAATGGAGCAATATGGCGCGTGCCGAACCTCCTCGAAGTTGTGGAAGCAGAGGCTGGATAGGGAGAGTGGGGCACGCCTTATCTGTAGTTCGGGAGCTCGCATTCCGAACCACCCGTGGCGATAAACGGCAGTAAAAGACGATATAATGACAGTGAACGGACGTATCTGTTTTGCGTCTGGAAAACGAGCCATTTCGCAGCAACTGCTATGTACGGTTTTGACGATTTACGGCCAAGCATGGTTTACGTTCCGCCTTGAACACCCGAAAGCCAAGAAGCGAAGGTGGGCCTTAGTGGGCAGCACGCCATTGCTTCATTTCCACTCTTGCTTCCAGTGCGAAGCTCCTTCTTTTTCATACTCGTCCAGCGTGTGTGGAGGCGGAGGTAGTGAACATTTGCTTGTGGTGTATGGTATAGCGACCATTGGCGTGTACACGGAAAATCCTGCTAACCACAAAGTTCGCTGCCATCATTGCACTGCCGACACAAGCGGACGCTGATCTTGTTTCATCTTCTTCGGCTTATCCTCACCTGCTCCAACTCTGCGAGTTGTATTGCACTAACATCAACATAAGATGTTTCAAATTTTCACGTTCCTGCCAGTCATAGGTAGCAGCTGGCTTCGTGCTGTCAACTCTCCGTAACGAAGTGTCCTCTCCCGTGCTCCCCCTTGTTTTAGCGTATACTGACCGTAAGTGCCTCAGTGTGAGATGGTCGGGAAGTGCGAGGGGGCCTTAACCCTGCACGCGCAGGCATATGCATACAAGGTTCGTGCGTGCACGCAGGTTGTGGACGAGGTGCGCCGACGATACCCCAGCCGAGCCCTGCTGGCGGTGGGCTACTCTCTGGGCGGGTTGCTCATCAGCCTGTACCTGATCAATGCGGGAGAGGAGGCGCGAATCGACGCCGCGCTGGCCATCTCGACGCCGTTACACTTGGCCACCGCCAAGCGGAACCTCGAGCAGTGGTGGAACTCCAACTTCGGCTTGCTCATTTACATGGCCAGCAACCTGGTCGGACACCTCAAGGACAACGAAGACGTG from Rhipicephalus microplus isolate Deutch F79 unplaced genomic scaffold, USDA_Rmic scaffold_145, whole genome shotgun sequence includes the following:
- the LOC142791140 gene encoding phospholipase ABHD3-like isoform X2 produces the protein MSQMTSSEGGTSSTTSKLDVLVYTACVVYILYYIVALDRRPRLVCRLGRMQRLISSGLGTFLNAFYRTPIWCVGANFQSVVSFLFQSWQPEVSYRREYLALSDGGRLALDWLNEDEESLPVLLVLPGLCGDSQAYYLRSFIPLVEKLRCPCVVMNGRGRGGLPLSTHRITHMASVGDLTEVVDEVRRRYPSRALLAVGYSLGGLLISLYLINAGEEARIDAALAISTPLHLATAKRNLEQWWNSNFGLLIYMASNLVGHLKDNEDVLRFCEEVNADAVLSSWTLYQFDKTYTAPVFGFKSTEELYESCSLKYTRRASCLGCGVHCCSSWPVTTCSDRQKPFPKTR
- the LOC142791140 gene encoding protein ABHD1-like isoform X1; amino-acid sequence: MSQMTSSEGGTSSTTSKLDVLVYTACVVYILYYIVALDRRPRLVCRLGRMQRLISSGLGTFLNAFYRTPIWCVGANFQSVVSFLFQSWQPEVSYRREYLALSDGGRLALDWLNEDEESLPVLLVLPGLCGDSQAYYLRSFIPLVEKLRCPCVVMNGRGRGGLPLSTHRITHMASVGDLTEVVDEVRRRYPSRALLAVGYSLGGLLISLYLINAGEEARIDAALAISTPLHLATAKRNLEQWWNSNFGLLIYMASNLVGHLKDNEDVLRFCEEVNADAVLSSWTLYQFDKTYTAPVFGFKSTEELYESCSLKGKLSRVRRPLLFFLASDDVFGSPETFPEDEIIASPWLAAVVTPSGGHLGFVEGWLFPRLPFYAERFAAAYVQELLRVVQSDGARGLARLGEDA